In Malus sylvestris chromosome 15, drMalSylv7.2, whole genome shotgun sequence, a single genomic region encodes these proteins:
- the LOC126604555 gene encoding serine/threonine-protein kinase STY17-like isoform X3, which translates to MAIDEDVESCGSRAALSSQAQPRHHRQKLEVYNEVLRRIQDYNFEEANLPGFDDQLWLHFNRLPARYALDVNVERAEDVITHKRLLQFAEDPANQPAFEVRSVQVCPVFNGNSVDSVHSDSSMKEDAQSTFNYSNRQGIHAPPTFGSSPTLDALALQANRYHVEDGGSAMSATPVFSRPMHEITFSTVDKPKLLSQLTSLLADIGLNIQEAHAFSTVDGFSLDVFVVDGWKYEETEELKSVLEKEISKFKDQSWSKQHPIAAIGEDNQTRNESFPSSIEIPTDGTDVWEIDTRQLKFENKVGSGSFGDLYRGTYCTQEVAIKVLKPERVNAEMLRDFSQEVYILRKIRHKNVVQFIGACTRPPNLCIVTEFMSKGSVYDFLHKHKGVFKLPSLLKVAIDVSKGMNYLHQNNIIHRDLKTANLLMDEHEVVKVADFGVARVQTQSGVMTAETGTYRWMAPELLFTMVL; encoded by the exons ATGGCTATAGACGAAGACGTGGAGAGCTGCGGCAGCAGAGCGGCTCTGTCGTCGCAGGCGCAGCCCCGCCACCACCGCCAAAAGTTGGAAGTGTACAACGAGGTGCTCCGACGAATACAAGATTATAATTTTGAGGAGGCTAATCTTCCTGGATTTGATGATCAGCTTTGGCTTCACTTCAATCGGTTACCTGCTCG TTATGCATTGGATGTGAATGTGGAGAGGGCAGAAGATGTTATAACACATAAGAGATTGCTGCAATTTGCAGAAGACCCTGCTAACCAACCCGCCTTTGAAGTTCGCTCTGTGCAG GTTTGTCCTGTCTTCAATGGAAATTCTGTTGATTCTGTCCATTCAGATTCTTCGATGAAAGAAGATGCACAAAGCACTTTCAATTATTCTAATAGACAAGG GATTCATGCACCTCCCACCTTTGGTTCATCTCCTACTCTTGACGCACTTGCACTTCAAGCCAATAGATACCATGTTGAAGATGGAGGTAGTGCCATGAGTGCAACACCAGTCTTTTCGCG GCCTATGCATGAGATCACGTTTTCAACAGTTGACAAGCCCAAACTTCTTAGTCAG TTAACTTCATTACTTGCTGATATTGGACTGAATATTCAAGAAGCTCATGCTTTCTCCACTGTTGATGGATTTTCTCTTGATGTTTTTGTGGTTGATGGGTGGAAATATGAG GAAACCGAGGAGCTCAAAAGTGTGCTAGAAAaggaaatttcaaaatttaag GATCAATCTTGGTCAAAACAACATCCAATCGCTGCTATTGGTGAGGACAATCAAACAAGGAATGAATCCTTCCCCAGTAGCATAGAAATACCAACTGATGGAACAGATGTCTGGGAGATTGATACAAGGCAGCTGAAATTTGAGAACAAAGTTGGATCTGGGTCTTTCGGTGATCT GTACAGAGGCACATATTGTACTCAGGAAGTTGCCATAAAAGTTCTCAAACCTGAGCGTGTCAATGCAGAGATGCTGAGGGATTTTTCACAGGAAGTTTACATATTGAG GAAGATTCGGCACAAGAATGTTGTGCAATTTATCGGTGCATGTACACGACCTCCAAACCTATGCATTGTGACAG AGTTTATGTCCAAAGGAAGTGTGTACGATTTTCTGCATAAGCACAAGGGTGTGTTTAAGCTTCCATCTCTACTCAAAGTAGCAATTGACGTTTCCAAGGGAATGAACTATTTGCACCAAAATAATATAATCCACAGGGATCTTAAGACTGCCAATCTTCTTATGGATGAACATGAA GTTGTTAAGGTTGCTGATTTTGGGGTTGCCAGAGTGCAGACTCAATCTGGAGTGATGACAGCTGAAACTGGTACATACCGCTGGATGGCTC